A stretch of Tripterygium wilfordii isolate XIE 37 chromosome 11, ASM1340144v1, whole genome shotgun sequence DNA encodes these proteins:
- the LOC120009032 gene encoding phosphatidylinositol transfer protein 3-like isoform X1: protein MFRRWNNTNHAQENDEVHSESKVNELKAAIEPLSGRILQYCDDACLRRYLEARNWNVDKSKKMIEETIKWRLAYKPEEIRWNEVAVESETGKIYKANFRDRHGRTVLILRPGMQNTKSIDNQMRHLVYLLENAVLSLPEGQEQMAWLIDFTGWSVTNNVPIKSARETINILQNHYPERLAIAFLYNPPRIFEAFWKIVKYFIDAKTFQKVKFVYPKDTDSVELMRSYFDDENLATEFGGKAALKYEHEDFSRQMAQDDLKTAAFWGLDDKLQGISNGHNGAEVAPEPHLN from the exons ATGTTTCGTCGTTGGAATAATACTAATCATGCTCAGGAGAATGATGAGGTGCATTCTGAGTCGAAG GTCAATGAGCTTAAAGCTGCAATAGAACCACTTTCTGGACGCATCTTACAGTATTGTGACGATGCATGCTTGAGGAGATATTTGGAAGCTCGAAACTGGAATGTTGacaaatcaaagaaaatgattGAAGAGACAATTAAATGGAGATTGGCCTACAAACCTGAGGAAATCCGCTGG AATGAAGTTGCAGTTGAAAGTGAGACAGGTAAAATATATAAAGCAAATTTTCGTGACCGACATGGAAGAACTGTTCTTATATTGAGACCAGGAATGCAG AACACAAAGTCAATTGATAATCAAATGCGACATTTGGTATATCTCTTAGAGAATGCTGTCCTCAGCCTTCCTGAGGGTCAAGAACAGATGGCATGGTTGATCGACTTCACTGGATGGTCTGTAACCAACAACGTTCCTATCAAATCAGCACGAGAGACCATCAATATTTTACAAAACCATTACCCTGAGAGGCTAGCCATAGCATTTCTGTATAATCCCCCTCGGATATTTGAGGCGTTTTGGAAG ATTGTCAAGTATTTCATTGATGCGAAAACATTCCAAAAGGTGAAGTTTGTGTATCCCAAGGATACCGACAGTGTAGAACTCATGAGATCATATTTTGACGACGAAAATCTCGCAACTGAATTTGGGGGAAAAGCCGCACTGAAGTATGAGCATGAAGACTTTTCTAGACAAATGGCCCAAGATGATCTGAAAACTGCTGCCTTCTGGGGACTAGATGACAAGCTACAAGGCATTAGTAACGGCCATAATGGAGCCGAAGTGGCTCCAGAACCCCATTTGaactaa
- the LOC120009032 gene encoding phosphatidylinositol transfer protein PDR16-like isoform X2 encodes MIEETIKWRLAYKPEEIRWNEVAVESETGKIYKANFRDRHGRTVLILRPGMQNTKSIDNQMRHLVYLLENAVLSLPEGQEQMAWLIDFTGWSVTNNVPIKSARETINILQNHYPERLAIAFLYNPPRIFEAFWKIVKYFIDAKTFQKVKFVYPKDTDSVELMRSYFDDENLATEFGGKAALKYEHEDFSRQMAQDDLKTAAFWGLDDKLQGISNGHNGAEVAPEPHLN; translated from the exons atgattGAAGAGACAATTAAATGGAGATTGGCCTACAAACCTGAGGAAATCCGCTGG AATGAAGTTGCAGTTGAAAGTGAGACAGGTAAAATATATAAAGCAAATTTTCGTGACCGACATGGAAGAACTGTTCTTATATTGAGACCAGGAATGCAG AACACAAAGTCAATTGATAATCAAATGCGACATTTGGTATATCTCTTAGAGAATGCTGTCCTCAGCCTTCCTGAGGGTCAAGAACAGATGGCATGGTTGATCGACTTCACTGGATGGTCTGTAACCAACAACGTTCCTATCAAATCAGCACGAGAGACCATCAATATTTTACAAAACCATTACCCTGAGAGGCTAGCCATAGCATTTCTGTATAATCCCCCTCGGATATTTGAGGCGTTTTGGAAG ATTGTCAAGTATTTCATTGATGCGAAAACATTCCAAAAGGTGAAGTTTGTGTATCCCAAGGATACCGACAGTGTAGAACTCATGAGATCATATTTTGACGACGAAAATCTCGCAACTGAATTTGGGGGAAAAGCCGCACTGAAGTATGAGCATGAAGACTTTTCTAGACAAATGGCCCAAGATGATCTGAAAACTGCTGCCTTCTGGGGACTAGATGACAAGCTACAAGGCATTAGTAACGGCCATAATGGAGCCGAAGTGGCTCCAGAACCCCATTTGaactaa
- the LOC120009031 gene encoding uncharacterized protein At1g01500-like: MASPYETSQNGNGEVADSGSLQIIKYAPFLPCTKLSSPWFDLRVFYIRVSNFLVDNSTPESLNLIHIPLSPDTFLEINGSRSNIYSDGVSSLLRRNRVDKKSEEATFVSTDNVRLTGSVKFVVFDKEDLILSGVLEMSNGNGVTGEMKGNGKRWTMNCDSAITAGSGFLKGKHISSHELSLPMIEVYIAGCFSGKPIILTKTLQLSFRKKHNRMCALDVIPEYEMTESQKDLSPGHDLQVADYRDYKPEAEQDYSNIYWRRTEYMEGEDGELSWFNAGVRVGVGIGLGICLGIGIGVGLLARTYQTTTRNFKRRLG, from the exons ATGGCGAGTCCTTATGAAACATCACAAAATGGTAATGGTGAAGTAGCCGATTCTGGCAGTCTCCAGATTATTAAATACGCACCATTTCTACCCTGCACCAAATTGTCATCTCCTTGGTTTGATTTGAGAGTCTTCTATATTAGAGTGAGTAATTTCCTGGTTGACAACTCAACCCCTGAGTCTCTCAATCTCATCCATATACCCCTAAGCCCGGACACTTTCTTGGAGATTAATGGTTCTAGAAGTAATATTTATTCCGATGGTGTATCTTCACTCCTAAGAAGAAATCGAGTGGACAAAAAATCAGAAGAAGCCACATTTGTGAGCACTGATAATGTTAGGTTAACGGGGAGTGTGAAATTCGTGGTGTTCGATAAAGAGGATCTCATTCTATCAGGGGTTTTGGAGATGTCTAATGGTAATGGCGTCACTGGGGAGATGAAAGGAAATGGCAAGAGATGGACCATGAATTGTGACTCGGCGATAACTGCTGGCTCTGGCTTCTTGAAGGGAAAACATATTTCAAGTCATGAATTATCATTACCAATGATAGAAGTTTACATTGCTGGCTGCTTCTCAGGGAAACCAATCATCTTAACTAAGACTCTGCAGCTTAGTTTCCGGAAAAAGCATAACAGGATGTGTGCACTAGATGTGATCCCAGAGTATGAGATGACTGAATCACAGAAAGATTTGTCACCCGGTCATGATCTCCAG GTAGCAGACTATAGAGACTACAAACCTGAAGCTGAACAAGACTACAGCAACATCTACTGGAGGAGGACAGAATACATGGAGGGTGAAGATGGTGAACTTTCATGGTTCAATGCTGGTGTCAGGGTTGGTGTTGGAATTGGGCTAGGCATATGTCTGGGAATTGGTATAGGGGTCGGCTTGCTGGCCCGTACCTACCAAACAACCACTCGAAACTTCAAGAGGCGACTTGGGTGA
- the LOC120009905 gene encoding S-adenosyl-L-methionine-dependent tRNA 4-demethylwyosine synthase-like has protein sequence MAVMSRSSFSTRLTLLALLSASTFYFFYKSRRLKRLKHSLNPSLNTNRGKIFFISQTGTSKTLAHRLLNLLHSQNLHFDLIDPKQYEPEDLPKETLVLIVASTWEDGKPPPDARFFADWLAESAADFRVGSLLLSRLRFAVFGVGSRAYGEAYNAVAQEFSRRLKELGGKEMVGVGEGDVDRGDLDRVFEEWSTKVVGVLEGGRGVVENGAVLGNGVDENDNDSAYGWETDDEEEENGGESEVVDLEDIAGKAPSRKSSSMAETNGRINGKRDMVTPVIRTSLEKQGYKIIGSHSGVKICRWTKSQLRGRGGCYKHSFYGIESHRCMEATPSLACANKCVFCWRHHTNPVGKSWQWKMDDPLEIVNSAIDQHLKMIKQMKGVPGVTLERLNEGLSPRHCALSLVGEPIMYPEINTLVDELHSRRISTFLVTNAQFPEKIRMLKPITQLYVSVDAATKDSLKAIDRPLFGDFWERFIDSLKALKEKQQRTVYRLTLVKGWNTEDIEAYFNLFSIGKPDFVEIKGVTYCGSSATSKLTMENVPWHSDVKAFSETLAIKSEGEYEVACEHVHSCCVLLAKTAKFKVNGQWFTWIDYDKFHDLVASGKTFNSNDYMAATPLWAVYGAEEGGFDPDQSRYRKERHHKSSS, from the exons ATGGCCGTCATGTCCCGATCTTCTTTCTCCACTCGCTTAACTCTGCTCGCCCTCCTCTCGGCCTCCACCTTCTACTTCTTCTACAAATCTCGCCGTCTCAAACGCCTGAAGCACTCTCTAAACCCTAGTCTTAACACCAACAGAGGCAAGATTTTCTTCATATCTCAAACTGGAACCTCTAAAACCCTGGCTCATCGCCTCCTCAATCTCTTGCACTCTCAAAACCTTCACTTCGACCTCATTGACCCTAAACAATACGAGCCCGAGGACCTTCCGAAAGAGACTCTGGTACTGATCGTTGCATCCACTTGGGAGGACGGAAAGCCACCACCTGATGCCAGGTTTTTTGCGGATTGGCTCGCGGAGAGCGCTGCCGATTTTCGGGTGGGGTCATTGCTTCTCTCCAGGTTGAGATTCGCAGTGTTTGGAGTTGGTAGTAGGGCGTATGGGGAAGCATACAATGCGGTGGCGCAGGAATTTTCAAGGCGGTTAAAGGAGTTGGGCGGGAAGGAGATGGTAGGGGTTGGGGAAGGGGATGTGGATAGGGGAGATTTAGATAGGGTTTTTGAGGAGTGGAGTACGAAGGTTGTTGGCGTTTTGGAAGGAGGTCGTGGTGTGGTGGAGAACGGAGCCGTTTTGGGCAATGGAGTTGATGAGAATGATAATGATAGTGCTTATGGTTGGGAGACtgatgatgaagaggaagagaaCGGTGGGGAATCAGAGGTTGTTGATCTCGAGGATATTGCAGGTAAAGCGCCTTCAAGGAAATCATCATCTATGGCTGAAACTAATGGCAGGATTAATGGCAAAAGAGATATGGTTACTCCTGTAATCAGAACAAGCTTAGAAAAGCAG GGTTATAAAATTATTGGTTCACATAGTGGTGTTAAGATATGTAGATGGACCAAGTCTCAGCTTAGAGGACGAGGAGGGTGCTACAAGCATTCATTCTATGGCATAGAGAGTCATAG GTGCATGGAGGCAACCCCAAGTCTGGCATGTGCCAACAAATGTGTGTTCTGTTGGAGGCATCATACAAACCCCGTAGGAAAGAGCTGGCAGTGGAAGATGGATGATCCCTTAGAGATTGTGAATTCTGCTATAGACCAGCATTTAAAGATGATTAAGCAAATGAAAGGAGTTCCTG GTGTCACATTGGAGCGACTAAATGAAGGCCTCTCACCTAGACATTGTGCCTTGTCACTTGTTGGTGAACCCATAATGTATCCGGAGATTAACACCCTTGTGGATGAGCTGCACTCTAGACGAATATCTACTTTCCTAGTAACAAATGCGCAGTTCCCTGAAAAGATCAGAATGCTGAAGCCTATCACTCAG TTATATGTAAGTGTAGATGCCGCAACAAAGGACAGCTTGAAGGCGATTGATAGACCACTGTTTGGGGACTTTTGGGAGCGTTTCATT GATTCCTTGAAAGCTCTTAAGGAGAAACAGCAGCGAACTGTTTACAGATTGACATTGGTGAAAGGATGGAATACAGAGGACATAGAAGCTTACTTTAACCTCTTTAGTATTGGGAAGCCTGATTTTGTTGAAATCAAAGGCGTTACGTACTGTGGATC GTCCGCcacatcaaagttgaccatggAGAATGTACCCTGGCATTCTGATGTGAAGGCTTTCTCAGAGACCTTAGCTATCAAAAGTGAGGGAGAATATGAGGTTGCTTGTGAGCATGTTCATTCATGCTGTGTCCTCTTGGCAAAAACTGCGAAGTTCAAGGTCAATGGGCAATGGTTCACGTGGATAGATTATGACAAGTTCCACGATCTG GTTGCTTCTGGGAAAACTTTCAATAGCAATGATTACATGGCTGCCACACCTCTCTGGGCTGTATATGGAGCAGAGGAAGGCGGGTTTGATCCGGATCAGTCTCGGTACAGGAAGGAGCGGCATCACAAATCAAGCAGCTGA
- the LOC120008917 gene encoding 50S ribosomal protein L27-like: MNFSNLATSICKRVNVRDLVTNLPVYGSVTDGSAGGLSLMFRRWATKKTAGSTKNGRDSKPKNLGVKKFGGERVIPGNIIVRQRGTRFHPGNYVGMGKDHTLYALKEGNVKFEKHKLSGRKWIHVEPKEGHELHPLYLKAAAAASQQLETAS; the protein is encoded by the exons ATGAACTTTAGTAATCTCGCAACAAGCATATGCAAGCGTGTGAATGTGAGGGACCTGGTGACCAATCTTCCTGTATATGGCAGCGTCACTG ATGGATCTGCTGGCGGATTAAGCTTGATGTTCAGGCGTTGGGCCACCAAAAAGACAGCCGGATCCACCAAGAACGGACGAGATTCAAAACCTAAAAATTTGGGAGTGAAGAAGTTCGGGGGTGAG AGAGTGATTCCTGGAAATATCATAGTTAGACAGCGGGGCACTCGGTTTCATCCTGGAAACTATGTTGGGATGGGAAAAGATCACACCCTTTATGCACTCAAGGAAGGAAATGTCAAGTTTGAAAAGCACAAGCTGAGTGGTCGCAAGTGGATTCATGTTGAACCGAAGGAAGGCCATGAGCTTCACCCACTCTATTTGAAAGCAGCTGCTGCGGCTTCACAACAGTTGGAAACAGCATCCTAA
- the LOC120009725 gene encoding 3-ketoacyl-CoA synthase 4 yields MDQGVNATTSGGEVRIHQTRRLPDFLQSVNLKYVKLGYHYLISNLLTLCIIPLIAVTLIELSQMDVDDIRQLWLHLQYNLVSIVICSAILVFGLTVYVTNRPRPVYLVDYACYKAPDHLKAPSSRFMDHSRLTGDFDDSSLEFQRKILERSGLGDETYVPEAMHYVPPRPSMAAAREEAEQVMYGALENLFSNTNVNPKDIGVLVVNCSLFNPTPSLSAMIVNKYKLRGNIRSFNLGGMGCSAGVIAVDLAKDMLQVHRETYAVVVSTENITQNWYFGNKKSMLIPNCLFRVGGAAVLLSNKSKDRSRAKYKLVHVVRTHRGADDKAFRCVYQEQDDAGKTGVSLSKELMAIAGDALKTNITTLGPLVLPISEQLLFFATLVLRKFFKAKRKPYIPDFKLAFDHFCIHAGGRAVIDELEKNLQLSLTHVEASRMALHRFGNTSSSSIWYELAYIEAKGRMFKGNRVWQIAFGSGFKCNSAVWEALRNVKPSHNGPWEDCIDRYPVKFVD; encoded by the coding sequence ATGGACCAAGGCGTCAACGCCACCACTAGCGGCGGCGAGGTCCGGATTCACCAGACCCGGAGACTCCCGGATTTCCTGCAGAGCGTGAATCTCAAGTACGTTAAATTAGGCTATCACTACCTGATCTCTAATTTGTTGACTCTATGTATCATACCTTTAATCGCTGTTACTTTAATCGAGTTATCTCAAATGGATGTTGACGATATTCGTCAATTGTGGCTTCACCTTCAGTACAATCTAGTCAGTATCGTTATCTGTTCTGCCATTTTAGTCTTCGGTTTGACTGTCTATGTCACGAACCGGCCTAGACCGGTTTATTTGGTCGATTATGCCTGCTATAAGGCACCCGATCATCTGAAAGCCCCATCCAGCCGGTTCATGGACCATTCCCGGCTCACCGGAGATTTTGACGACTCGTCCCTTGAGTTCCAGCGCAAGATCTTGGAGCGCTCAGGGCTTGGGGATGAGACTTATGTGCCGGAGGCTATGCATTATGTTCCTCCGAGGCCGTCAATGGCTGCTGCTAGGGAAGAGGCAGAGCAAGTTATGTATGGTGCATTGGAAAATCTATTTAGCAATACCAATGTCAATCCGAAGGATATTGGTGTTCTTGTTGTAAATTGTAGTTTGTTTAACCCGACGCCTTCGTTGTCTGCTATGATTGTGAACAAGTATAAATTGAGGGGTAATattaggagttttaatttagGAGGGATGGGTTGTAGTGCTGGGGTTATAGCGGTGGATCTTGCTAAGGATATGTTGCAAGTTCATAGGGAAACTTACGCTGTTGTTGTGAGTACTGAGAATATTACCCAGAATTGGTATTTTGGGAATAAGAAGTCTATGTTGATACCCAATTGTTTGTTTCGAGTTGGGGGTGCAGCAGTGTTACTTTCGAATAAGTCAAAAGATAGGAGCCGGGCTAAGTATAAGCTTGTTCATGTTGTGAGGACTCATCGTGGGGCAGATGATAAGGCCTTTCGTTGTGTGTATCAAGAACAGGATGACGCAGGGAAAACTGGGGTTTCACTTTCCAAAGAATTGATGGCGATTGCTGGGGATGCACTGAAGACCAACATAACTACATTAGGTCCTCTTGTACTTCCAATTAGTGAGCAGCTTTTGTTCTTTGCAACTTTGGTGCTTAGGAAGTTCTTCAAGGCAAAAAGAAAGCCTTATATTCCAGATTTCAAGCTGGCATTTGATCACTTCTGCATTCACGCTGGTGGGAGGGCTGTGATTGATGAGCTGGAGAAGAATCTGCAGCTTTCACTGACACATGTGGAAGCTTCTCGGATGGCTCTTCATCGATTTGGGAACACTTCGTCAAGCTCTATATGGTATGAGTTGGCCTATATTGAGGCCAAGGGAAGAATGTTCAAGGGAAACCGTGTCTGGCAGATTGCATTTGGAAGTGGTTTCAAATGCAACAGTGCGGTGTGGGAGGCTCTTCGGAATGTCAAACCATCTCATAATGGACCCTGGGAAGACTGCATTGATAGGTACCCAGTGAAATTTGTTGATTAG